Genomic DNA from Mauremys mutica isolate MM-2020 ecotype Southern chromosome 13, ASM2049712v1, whole genome shotgun sequence:
GCAGTGAAAGGTATACCCAGAGGACAGGGTCTGAGTTCTGCAAAGGGATTATTCTCCAACTCTGCCAGAAAAGCACATGGCCAGAaattgtgtgtgttcatgtgccCAGGACACTCAAATTCAGAGCACGACATAGACAGAGCAATGTCACAGAGAGCCTCAACCACAAATTAAATGTCTTCCTCTGCAGAACTTCCAATATGGAAGGTAATCAGGACTGaatctaggcaccagcaaagcaagcgcGGCACAGCATAGTTCCAGGGGTGGCATTCcagccattctttttttttttcctgggcagTTGCGCTTTCGGAACTTGGGGCGGCAAattttttgcttgaggcggcaaaaaacctagatccTGCCCTGAAGGTAATGTAAGCATAGTTTACTCTTCCCAAGAGGTAAGTGCTTCTGTTGATTCTATAGCTGACCCCCAAATTTACAATATATAAAGCACACAGAGATTACATTCAAAAGTATATGGAGGCTCTGATCTTACAGTCCTTTCTCATGcaaaactttttctgcattccttAAGAATTTTGAATGTATaacacagggccacccagaggattcagggggcctggggcaaagcaattttgggggccccttccataaaaaaaatttgcaatactatattctcgtgggggcccctgcagggcccggggcctggggcaaattgccccacttgccccccccccctctggtcGGCCCTGGTATAACATTTGTAGGAAGTGGGCATTAGTAGTGAGAGTTTAAATAATGTCTAAGTTTGCCACAGGCACAAATGTACATATGTTAATAAATTAGGTCACAACAAATACAGGAAATCACACAATATAGGAAATCACACAAACTTGGACATAAAAATGTTAATATTAGTAATACATACTGTTGCACTGCATGTACAATTCACTTTTGTACCATCTTCCTCAGTATAACTTAAGTTACCAGCAATGCAACCTTTAGTTGTAGaaagctgggggaaaaaatagcaGTAACTCAAGTTTTGTATAGTAAATTTTGTATATTGGATAGGAAAAGTTGGAGTCAGCTACAAAAGACTTCTAACCAGAAATAAGCTGTTACTGACCATTATTATCATCATGAAATACAGATTTTTTAGTTCATTCATCCTACATAACTTAACATATGCTATTAATTGTGTTTACAGAGAAAATTTTTTACAAATGTCAAAGCATGAAACAAATATAAAATTTGAAAGGATGCCATGTTCCTGTTAGATATGTTAAACCCTCATTTAGACCCCAAATCAGCAAACCACTCAGCATAAATTACTGAATCAAGGCCTTAGATTCTAAGGCTGAAATCCTGGTttaattgaagccaatggcaaaactcccatcaacttcaaaGGAGCCAGCATTTTACCTCAAGCTCTAGTACATCTGTGAGcgttataaaaataataaagagtgtattttatttaacaaaattacagtttttaatttttgctACATACATACTTCCTACCAATCATTTTCTTACTTTTTCAGTTGTTCATATAATGCAATATATATGatttaataataatcatcataatAATCATAAGCAACTACTTACTATATGTAGACTTCTCCTAGGTATCTTAAGCATGCAGGAAATGTCATTGACTATATTGTCCACAACACTCTGGCTACCAAATAGTAGTGTATCACTGTAATATATATCTCTATCAAGATAAAATATTGTATTTGTAAAAATAAACTAATTTTAATACAATACTGATTGACTCATAGGATTCTGAGATTGTAAAAGAACATTTTAATGAGAGCATGAATAATTAAATCAGTTTGAAACATTTTACGTACAAAAATCTGTTATGATATTTGACAACCTTAATAGCTAGGTTCTTTCTTTATCTATATAAaattcttaaaatatatttttgatttGCAGTTAGAGAAATGCAGTCTATTACCTTTTGGTTGCATACGTATTGTTTTGCACCATCTTGTAGATCACAGATAATATTTTAAGCATTAGAgctggaaaataaaataatattttaaacttATCCAGTATAAAGCTATAGAATAAATAAACTAAATTATATTATACATGAAAAAAATGGCATAGGAGCTTAGGTATTTTTTGCAAAGTAacccatttatttttaacaatttaACTGTTGTattccacattttcaaaactgtgtttgcaaaaacagggatttccctacactctccacttccctcccccacacccctgggCTTGTGTGTACATCCCTCCTGGATTTCCCCAACACACAATCCCCCAGTGGTCAACTAGTTAACATGCAGTTGCGAATTTAGTCAttggttggaaatttgaattgaaatcgAAACAATAATGCAtgctttaaaagcatatacagtataTGATAAAATACTTGTATCTGAAAAAGcataataggtttgaaaagtgtgaactcacatggctttttttttttttttcattttggtgatgttggccaaccttataatttcaaattatgatttgtaagcaaggtctgaatgagctcttcagggctgcccgggggggacaagtgggcaatttgccccaggccccgcaggggccaccatgagaatatagtattctatagtattgcaactttttttttatggaaggggcccccgaaattgctttgccccaggccccctgaatcgtctgggcagccctggagatcttccctgacagctagtgatgagtgcctctcttctccagcctaGGTGCTGCTGCAAGGAGAGAGAGCTGGAGgcgagtcctctctccccaccgtaGCCCTGAggagccccactgcaccccaaacccctcatccctagccccaccctggagcccacacccccagccagagctctcacccctccgcaccccccaaccctctgccccagctctgagccccctcccacacttcaaaCCCCTCGGCCCACATCACCTCCGTatcggtgcacataacaaaattaattccataaatgagtgggaaaaattagagggaacactgttcaggaccagactgtatttacatgaacacacctactctgcctaggtatccagcagatacagctgtgttgtccaagtgatcaattttggctggtgttgggttacaaatcactttgaaTGCGGGGGTAATTAAATATTGTTATTGTATGAGGAAAGGGCAGGAGAACTGTGCTTAGCTTGTcctgattgagggggtcaccctcagtgcttaatttgtgccagggcttgccaaggctgagccctggcacctctaggcttggcagttaaTAGCCCCGGTACCTGTCGGCTTGCCACATCAGTAATGAATATAAAAAACTTACTTGAGCCCTGGCATCTTTTTCAttgcaaattaagcactggtcaccctcaactgaactgaCTTTGTTAAGCAGGGGGTTTGGATGCTAGATcccagtggggagagagagcgagagagagagtgggagacaggtgttttgcttggtggTGCAGTTGAATACATAGGCCAGCAGCCACAGAAACTAATTTCTACTCTATCAATCAGAAAGGTTCTATGTTAATTATTAGTTATTTCCATGGTAATTAACATTACAATTTAACAGAGATGGGAAAGACTGGGTGAGGACTGGGGCTTAGAAGATAGAtctaggttttattttatttatatacttCTAATGACACAAAGTATGTTTTATTTCTTCTACAGAATACTGCAGTATGATAAACAAACCTTAAACAAAAGACAAAACTAATAGAGAACTCTGTTGCTATATTTTTAGCTTACCAAATTTTGGTGCTGATTTGGGACAgtcactttttatttttcttgtggtATAATGAGAGATCATCTGTAGACCTACAGAATCTTTAAACCTGACATTTTgtgaacaaataaaataaaaatgtaagctGATGAAGGGAAAGTACAATTAATTATTTTGTGCCAGATCATTCACATTAAGCCTCTATTCTTGCAATGAGAACTGCTAGTGCAGTTTTCAGGACCCATGCAGAaccccattaacatcaatggggtGGCTAAACCCATCTGGAAAGCCAGTGTTACTAGCTACCTGGGGATCCACTATGCTGTTTCTATACTACACCACCTCCTGGAACAATAAGGTGTTTATATTTCCATCAAAGTACTCCATATTAGCAAaatactaacaatatttattttaGGTGCCCTTGACAATTTTAGCAAAGTGCCTCAACTCCGTCTCTAACGCTTTATGGATCAAACATCTTATGTTCCCTATTGCCTCAAAAATGGATTCATCAAAATTTCTTTTAATcaatttcacagttgcaggatTAACAGTCACCAGATTATTGAAAGGTACAACCAGAACAAAATTTTTCCTAGTGCCATTTCTTATTAGGTAAGAATGATTTCtataattattattgttattatagaTCATTTTTGTTCTAAAGCACAATGTTCCCACAAGAAGTCTGCATATATTTATCCTGTTTTTAATAACTGATCTTTAAAAAAGTATCAATATTAAAATTACAATAATAGTTTCTAATAAACTAACATAACACTTCTCTATTTCTTTACTTCTCACATGTATTGCCTCATGCATCCTTTGGGTGGCAGAACACACCACACAGCACAGCATGAGAATGTGCAGGGTGTCACAATGGACAAACAGAACCTAAATAAATAAGAGTAAAACTGCATATCTGAAGAGATATTAGAGCAACAAGGTTTTTGTTCATTGTTATTTTGTAATATCAAAGCTAAATTGAAGTATTTTGACAAATGTTATAAGCATCATCTTCAGATCTGATGCAATATAGAATGATGACACTTTTAAAAACTATCAGACTTAGGGTGATGGTAGTAATAATTATTTTATTGAGTATAATAGCATCATAACTATATATCGTGCTTTATAGACAATACATATGAGAAAAAACAGCAATGAAAATCTTCTCTCAAATCCATTGTATTTGgctttttattttgaaacaactttttgctCTTGGACTGCAACACTGCAGAGAGTGTTCCTGCTTTTCAGTTGAATGCACCCTATAGTGTACCTACACATTGTAAAATTCATGAAAAGGGAACAGAGGGCCCAAAAGACAGTCTGTTAGGCTGACTTCATGCTGTGTGTGAGAAGTGTTCCCTTTAGGGAGCAGaatgctgagctctgcagagaaATACTGAGAATAAGCTGTAAACACTGTGGCTCTCAGAGACACTTGGGGTAAAGGAAGCTCCAACCTTGCATTATGTGAGAGATCCAGCAGTGCTACCTGCTGTAGCAAAAGAATTCCCTACTGATTGTCCTCTCCATGATTTTGCAATACCTTCCTTTCTGAAGGAGGTATAATTGGATAGAGGAAACTAATAGTACTACCGTAGGGACCAGTACTACTTATTTTCAGACAGATATCCAACTGGATACCTACCGGTGTTTATGAGGCACATGCTAAGTATGGAGCTGTTGCCTAGTtccaccccttcctgctctttagagctccagccctgcaggtttGAAATGGAAAGGCTCCTGGGAAAAGGGGAACATGCCCCCTGACTTTACTGCCACCCCACACATAGTGCTTTTGAAGCATTCTGCTCctacttatttttatttgctcTCTTCTAGGCTTCAGGGCAAAGTGGAATATAGGTGCcttacttagttggaactacatCTCTGAGATTGGAATTTGGCCCATCATAAATAAGggtgtaattatttttatttaattggtAACACTTTATTTTAACACTATGGTATTCACTTGTTTTGATctgaacacttttttttcttcctatgtGATCTGATGGCATATAATATCTCATATTTGGTCTCTTAGCCTGGAATGTCAGTGCCCCTAACATTGCCAAAGATTGTTATACTATTTTAATTGTATTGCCatataagaaaaacattttttgaaacTATGAGGATATAAACCATTAAATCCACTGGACCATACAAAGCCCTTTGGTTAACTGAATATCTTTAGGCTGTTCAGTTTTCACTGAGAGAGGTTTCTTATTCTCATTATATAAGTATTCCTTATATAATAATTTCCTGCAAGTGCACTCAGAATAGAGCAACAAAGAAACAGTATTCAGGGGAGGAAAGACACTAAAATAATAggacagaaaggagagagaatagCAAAAAGGTAGAAGCCTAAACATCACAAAGTAGATGAAAGAAGCAGAGCTTGAGATGAGGAGATAACATGAGGGAGAACAGAGAGAAGAAATTGAGAAAACAGAGAGAATGAATTGGAGAAATAGATCCAGCCTGAACTAGATTTCTCAATCACATGCAACCCATTATCTGTTTTCTCTTCCCACCAGAAAAGGATAGTCTAATATCCTCTGTATGACCTTTCTCTACTTTATTCTCCTTTTGCAGTGGTGTCACTCTTCCCTCCACGTTGTGTTCTTCTGTTGTGGTCCCTAATGACTCTTTGTACATAATGATTATTAAAggtgactttaaaaaaaccaacaacttctTCTAAGGTtggttgctttttgttttttgaacAAATAAAGTtatagtcatagagtttaagatcagaagggacctcCTGAACTTCACAGGCCCTAGCACTACCTGACGATGCCCCACCAAGCCTAACAATCAGGATTTGaacaaagtattacagccctcatGAGAATAACCTATTGTGTGCCACAGGTAAAGAacaggtgcaccagtgccagaggctcctgcaatggcagggattTGATTAAGTGACATATACTCAGAAGTTCCCAGAAAGCCACCCATGTtccatgctacagaggaaagtGAACTCCATCTCCCCAAGTTCACTGtcaatctgacctgagggaacATTCCTCGCTGGCCCCACATATGGGTGGTGATGAGTAAGATCTTGATCATGTGAGCAAGAcaaccagccaagcacctgagaaagGGAATTTCAGAACCACCTCACAGCATTGGTCTACTCTAAGCAGTGTCCCAACTCCAGCTGTGGCAAttgctgatgcttcagaggaagaagacAAACCAACACCCCAAAACCCAGAATACATTGAGGAAAAAATGTCATTCCTGACTCCTAGAGTTGATCGGCTGAAGCCATGAAGCCTGAAGTCATTTATTGATTCTGTTGTACATGGGATTTCATAAGGTGGActcatttgaaaatatttaatgGAGACAAATAACAACCATTTGTGGTATTTATAAtaatcaaacacacacacactagtaaTACCTACTGTATATTTCCCCAATCTGATCTGTTAACCAAGATGAGAACAGGTGCTTTGTTTCTGGCAAGACTTGTAACTATATCTTGTATAACATTTTCTATTGCTCCAAGGATCTCAGAACTGAAACAATTAATGTTAATTAAAGTTTTGTATGATTAACCATAATTCACTGTCAATTCTTACCATTGATTCCCTCCCCTAAAATCtacaacaaatatttaaaatcgTAATTGCTACAATTTATGTATTGATTTTAAAGATGGATAACACCATTTTCTCCCACTACTACTTTCCTGAACTTTGCCTTGCTTAGTTTCCCTAGAATCTTTGATTTGCCATTCCATATGCATGACTGAGTTGCACAAGTTAAAAATACATTTCCAACCACTCCTCATACCATCAGATTTTCAACCAGCTGAACTTTCAGACCAACTGGTTGGTTTGAGACAGATGATTAATGTTTTAGTTTAAATGATGTAATATTGGTTTTGGCTATGATTTGGGTtaacttgtttttaaatgctGTAAATTGCAAAAATATTCAAGAGTACAAATAATTCCTGTTGTACCATATCACATTAACCTTTTGATCTGCTGCCCTGAACGAACTGTTGAGGTTTTTAATTATATGAAGGATTTGGCTCAAAAGATGCACAGTGAAAAGGACAAAATCTATGTTTTTCACCTAAGCAGACAAACTAACCATGCAGCAAATCCCTTATAGCATAATAGTGGGTTGGTCCAAGTGTTGTGACAGATGccttttattttcaaaaacaatCTGATTCCAACCTCTGAGCTGTCCTTAAAATTACAAGTGCACAGTGTGCCAGTATAAATCTGGGTAAGAActagaaaatgtattaaatatatatTGCAGTGTTCTACCTGCAACCCAATTTTGTCACTGACTAAAGTCAAATAGCAACACAGTTGCAaagtcaataaaaataaaaaggcttgATTATACAGCCCCTGATAAATTCACTTGCCATTGTGAAGCAGCTGCATAATTGAGTCCCCTATCTCTTAACCTTCTTAATGACTTCTAAAAAAGATTCTGAGTGCAGAGAAAATGGGCAAAAGTTGAAACACTGTAAAGTGTAGAGAAAGGATAGAGTAAAATAGGAAAGCAAAGCTGAATAGGGCTGTTCTGCAAGTAAGATGTATACTCAaacactatggtgatgagggaCATATAAATACCTAGGATAGATAGCTAGATAGCTAGATAGATCATCCAAATTTTGGCATTGACATGCCTCTTATAGATACTTTTATCGTTAGGCTCTTCTGACTCTAACTATTTCTTTAGATACCATAGTTATATTTTATGTTCCATGTGCATCTTGAAGTTTGCCTCAGATCTGCACCACTCATACTGTTTGCCAGGTATCTTCCCATTTCTGTAATAAAATGCATGGTCTGCTCTACACTGTCAAATGGAAGGTCCAGGCTTCATTTCCTGTCCTGATTTCTTCCTTTCTGGGCCATCAGAAGCTGGGAGGGCTGCAAAGTTCTACCAACTTACATATATTCTTTCCTCTGTTCCATCTCCTTTTCAAGAGATGAACTCAGTTTTAGTAAGTAAGCACACAGTGCTGGCCAACTATGCCTATTTAAAATGCACTTTGGGTTAATAATAATGAAATCTGGACTAagctgtgctaggcactatagaTCTTACATCAGGATACAGCCGGTTAGCTCATTTCTAACAGGTCACACATGAACATTTAGTAGTTTGGCATAGTACATGGAATGCACTTAAATAATTATGtcataaaacaaaaaacctgttgAAGAATTAATCTTATAGTACTTTTAGCAAACAATGATATGTAGACAAGAGTAAAACTATTCCAAATGCAAATCTGCAGTTTATGAGACTAATAATTTTATAACTAAATTTTAATCTGAGTTTGTAGTTTAAACTGGGAatgaagataaataaaaatatttaattttatttatcttCATTCTCAATTTAAGCAATAGATTACAAATTATGGTTTTGAAAAAACTGATATTAAACTCTATTATTTAGAGTAGGTATGTGGTTTTATGTGAAACCTGatgctgtgtgtgtgctgtgacATTTCTGACAACGGGGGACTTTAGGGCACATCGTCCATACTGGGCTGGTATGGTTCCATCAATACACTATATCTGTATAGTGGCACAGATACCTATTTTGCTCAAGCCAATGAGGTATTTTGGGGGGGCATCATCCTTTCACATTAGCATGAGTGATCAGGGCACCGTGTGCAATGGTGCAGGGACCTGTTTTTGCCTATGCTAATGGCCTTTGGGGAGGATTGTTATTTTCCACACTGGCATGAGTGAATTATAGCGCCGTGTATGTGCAGTGTCACAAGTACCCTTTTTTGCCTGTGTCAATAGCATATTTTTATAGGGGAACTTGTGTCTTGCCTTGACATGGAAGAACTGAGATGCTGTTTGTGTGTGCAATGGTGCAGGGACCTGCTACACCCACACTAGGGGAAGATTGTGTGAGTACCCTTTGAGATTTCACCCTGTCAAGATTTACCTAGTGATTTGGCAAATGTTATTGGAGGGGCCAGTTTCCCCAATTCTGGTCTCTTCTCTGGGTGCCTCCTTGATGGAACGCAGCAGGGAAACCCTGTGGTGATCCAATAAGGTGAACGCAGACCAGTCTGTCTCCCCAGGGAGGGACAAAGACATTCTGAAGAAGAGGTGAAACCCTCAGCAAAGGGATTAAAATGGGCTATTATGGGCATCAAACATCAAATTCCTACCCTCCCAacccaataacaggggcagcaaAGGGCCAGTCAGTGAGGAGGAGTAGGAGACTCCTGAAGAAGCAGCAGTGTGAGACTAATGGCTTTTCCCGCCCTTTCTGACTGACACCTCTTTTCCCGCCCTTTCTGGCTGACCAATGACTTTTCCAACCCTCTCTGACTGACACCTCTGTTCCCGCCCTTTCTGGCTGACCAACGGCTTTTCCCGCCCTTTCTGACTGATACCTCTTTTCCTGCCCTTTCTGACAGACCAATGGCTTTTCATATCCTTAATGACTAATGACTTTCCTGAAAGCATGCACTGACTGAGCCTTGATTGCTCAATCTTGATCCCTACTAGCACAGTCAGGTGGCCAACGAGAGGTGAGGTGGACTTTTTAAACAGCATGATAATAGCTGCCATGTAGAAAGAGCACCGCATGTGGAGGAAATAAGTGGCTCCTAAGCAGGGATAAAGGGTTGTACAGTGGCCCAGGTGTGCACCTGCAAGCAAGGAGTGGGAGTGAAAGGTGTTCTAGGCTGAGGAAAagagggaggggctgcaggggcgcAAGGCTGGCAAAGGTGTTGAGAAGCCGAGAGGAAAGTTTAGGGGCAGGTACCCAGGTCTGTGGCAGGCAGCCTAAGTCTGTGTCTGACCAACAAAAGCTACGCAGAGGTATTAGAAGTACAAGGCAATGAAGAGTATCCATACCCTGTTTCCCAGACAGAGTGCAACAAgcaggagaagggaagggggtAGGAGAGGTCTTCAAATGGCTGGGTTATTAGAGAAGAGACAAGGGGAAGTGCAAAGTAAGAGGGACAAAGAGAAGATGCTGAAAACTGCAGTGCAATATTTTACCAACCCCAAGTATTCAAAAAATCCTGAGTCCCTCTCCCCAACCATAGACTCTGACTTAAAATTAtgggattttgaaaaataataaatattttatctttttatttgtcttctgtttGAGACTTCAGTGTACACCCgagtcatgttttcaagtttCTCTCTACAAACAGGAgggttagaaacttacttttttttaaactgaaaactgAGGTTCTGGATCACTGGATTCCAGGAGCTTGGGCTTtttgaaaaaaaccccacaataatTATTGCATGATAAAATCATGGGAGTTGGTGTGGGATATCCTTAGTCAGAGAGCATCTTGCAGTGTCACTCCAAGTGGGATGCCAGGGTGCTGGAAGTGGGGAACAATAAATTTAAGTTTTTATCATATTCAGGTGTTCCATACACTGTTTCCCCCCGTTAGTAAAACttttagttctctctctctctctctctctttaaaaaacaaacagccttTCTTTTCATGCCACCTTTAAAAAGAGATGTCCTGGCTTAAGAAGAACTTCTGAAAACCTATGGTCTTCAACACTGCAAGTGTCAATTTCTGCTTTCACACTAGTGCAATCTGATCACAGCTCTCATTGAGCCCTATTGGTGTTGCATGAGTATGTTAGTAGAAATCTGTCCTCTGTTTCTTTAATAGTGGTTGTTGTGGCAAGATTATTCCATTCTTTTGTGGAGGAGCCCAACTGCAGAAGAAAAAGCAAAGTTGGAGAATTTATTTTGTGCTGTCTTCACCTTTACAGTTTTTGATATACCAAAGATTTTTGTATTGTCAACTCATAACAGCATCATAATAATTGTCAGGCTGAAAGTGGTGGTTTAGACTCTTGGTTAGGGGGTAAGTTGGGGGATATGCACATTGAAGAcgtctacatttttaaaaaaaattcccactgTTACTAACACCAGTTTTGCTGCATTGTAGTTAGAAATGTTGTGGGCTGCCTAACATCTAACTGTGTTGTTTAGACTTGTCCTAGGAGGACTTGATGTCATGCTGCTTAAAAAGTTGGCAACCACTAGCAGCTGATCTTCACTGGCGTTCCCAGTGTTGCTACCATCAATGAACCCTTGCTCCCTATACTTGTTGGAGTAAGCAGCCCAAATCCAGCCTGGGTTGGTAGTAACAAATCCACAAA
This window encodes:
- the SPO11 gene encoding meiotic recombination protein SPO11 isoform X6; this translates as MSLSLPGETDWSAFTLLDHHRVSLLRSIKEAPREETRIGETGPSNNICQITSSEILGAIENVIQDIVTSLARNKAPVLILVNRSDWGNIQFKDSVGLQMISHYTTRKIKSDCPKSAPKFALMLKILSVIYKMVQNNTYATKRDIYYSDTLLFGSQSVVDNIVNDISCMLKIPRRSLHILSTTKGCIAGNLSYTEEDGTKVNCTCSATAVVVPSNVQGIRNVITDAKFILIVEKDATFQRLLDDDFCNKLSPCIMITGKGVPDLNTRLLVRKLWDTCHIPIFTLMDADPHGIEIMCIYKYGSVSMSFEAHHLTVPAIRWLGLLPSDIERWKLWQHLK
- the SPO11 gene encoding meiotic recombination protein SPO11 isoform X2 encodes the protein MSLSLPGETDWSAFTLLDHHRVSLLRSIKEAPREETRIGETGPSNNICQITSSEILGAIENVIQDIVTSLARNKAPVLILVNRSDWGNIQFKDSVGLQMISHYTTRKIKSDCPKSAPKFALMLKILSVIYKMVQNNTYATKRDIYYSDTLLFGSQSVVDNIVNDISCMLKIPRRSLHILSTTKGCIAGNLSYTEEDGTKVNCTCSATAVVVPSNVQGIRNAKFILIVEKDATFQRLLDDDFCNKLSPCIMITGKGVPDLNTRLLVRKLWDTCHIPIFTLMDADPHGIEIMCIYKYGSVSMSFEAHHLTVPAIRWLGLLPSDIERLNIRKDALIPLTKQDQNKLASMQKRPYMTCQPMWKKEMEIMAASKMKAEIQALTSLSSDYLSRVYLPSKLQFGGWI
- the SPO11 gene encoding meiotic recombination protein SPO11 isoform X1 encodes the protein MSLSLPGETDWSAFTLLDHHRVSLLRSIKEAPREETRIGETGPSNNICQITSSEILGAIENVIQDIVTSLARNKAPVLILVNRSDWGNIQFKDSVGLQMISHYTTRKIKSDCPKSAPKFALMLKILSVIYKMVQNNTYATKRDIYYSDTLLFGSQSVVDNIVNDISCMLKIPRRSLHILSTTKGCIAGNLSYTEEDGTKVNCTCSATAVVVPSNVQGIRNVITDAKFILIVEKDATFQRLLDDDFCNKLSPCIMITGKGVPDLNTRLLVRKLWDTCHIPIFTLMDADPHGIEIMCIYKYGSVSMSFEAHHLTVPAIRWLGLLPSDIERLNIRKDALIPLTKQDQNKLASMQKRPYMTCQPMWKKEMEIMAASKMKAEIQALTSLSSDYLSRVYLPSKLQFGGWI
- the SPO11 gene encoding meiotic recombination protein SPO11 isoform X5 gives rise to the protein MSLSLPGETDWSAFTLLDHHRVSLLRSIKEAPREETRIGETGPSNNICQITSSEILGAIENVIQDIVTSLARNKAPVLILVNRSDWGNIQFKDSVGLQMISHYTTRKIKSDCPKSAPKFALMLKILSVIYKMVQNNTYATKRDIYYSDTLLFGSQSVVDNIVNDISCMLKIPRRSLHILSTTKGCIAGNLSYTEEDGTKVNCTCSATGKGVPDLNTRLLVRKLWDTCHIPIFTLMDADPHGIEIMCIYKYGSVSMSFEAHHLTVPAIRWLGLLPSDIERLNIRKDALIPLTKQDQNKLASMQKRPYMTCQPMWKKEMEIMAASKMKAEIQALTSLSSDYLSRVYLPSKLQFGGWI